TTTTCTCAAGATAGGCATCCGTTTCGGTCCAGGTAGGGTGATTGTAATTATTGAGCTTCCCTTCATTTACGAGTAGCTGCGCATGATACTGTCGCTGTGCCCAGTTTGCCTCGACTCCGGCTGGCGGATCTTTCATATCGTAAGAGAGGTTTCCGTTTTCCTGAAGAGAGGGAATATTAATACACAACAATAGCACCAAGACAGCTACCGGAAGCCACAGTGATTTTGGGTTATAATTTTTACTTCGGAAGAGAAAATACAGTGCTACCAATACCGCCGGAATAAAAACAATAAATAAGGCACGCGTGAACAATGCTAATAATAAAGCGACCAGGAGCAGTGCCATATTTTCTTTTTTGTCTGATCGTATGATAAAATACACTTCAGAAAAGAAAATTACCAGGGTGACCGCAAAAAGTGTATCGTTAATCCCGAATAAAAAGTAACCAACCGTACTGTAAAAAAACAAAAGAAGGAAGTAAAAATTAGTCAGTTTTACACTTCTAATTTTATAGAAATACGCTGCCAATCCCAAAAATAACAACACATTCACCAAACGAAGAGCAATAAAAGATTCTAAAAACTGTGAGAAAGGATAGGCAAGTAACATATACGGAATCGAAATCCCTTTTTTGATAGCTGCAATCCATCCTTCAGCTTCAATGAACTGCAAGTCGCTTATAAAAAGAGCTTCATCTCCTGAGCCTGCAGGACGCTTCAAAAAATAGAAAACCGCAAGCATCGCATAGCCAACCACAAGGATTCTAAAAACATTGACAATGGATTTTTGAAGCTTGCTATTCATAGGCTATCAAGGTGTCTATAACTCGTTGCGGATCTAATTCATAATAAAGCGGCAAACGTAAGAGCGTTTCAGAATAGCGATTGCTCTGCGGAAGTAATCTCCCATCGTGTTTCTCTGTGAAATACGGACTCTTATGCAGACTTAAATAATGAAAAACCGAAAGGATGTCCGCTTCCTTTAAATGCTGAATAATACCCCGGCGTTGCTTTTCATCTTTGCATATAAGGTAGAACATATGACCATTGTTGGTAGCATAATCGGGTAGCTGAGGCAATGCAATTTGGTGGGTTGCCGCCCAAGAAGTTAGGGAAGCTCTATACTGCTTGCAAATTTCCATTCGCTTAGCCTGAATCGCATCCAACATTTCCAACTGTGCAAATAAATAGGCCGCATTGAGTTCACTTGGCAAAAAGGAAGAACCTATGTCTACCCACCCGTATTTATCGATTTCGCCTCTAAAAAAAGCACTTCTGTTGGTTCCTTTTTCCCAAATAATCTCAGAGCGTTTTACAAATCGGTCGTCGTTTATCGCCAATAATCCACCTTCCCCACACTGTATATTTTTTGTTTCGTGAAAGGAAAAGGCTCCTAAATGACCAATACTCCCTAATACTCTTCCTTTGTAAGTGCTGGCAATTGCCTGAGCCGCATCTTCAACCACAAAAATGTTGTGCTTTGAAGCCAAGTCCATTATCACATCCATATCGCAGGCGACCCCGGCATAATGCACGACTACAATCGCTTTGGTTTGAGGGGTAATTAAGGCTTCAATTTTAGATTCGTCCATTCCGGGATGATCGGCTCTGGAGTCCACAAACCGGATCACAGCCCCTCTCAGTTCGAAGGCATTTGCTGTAGAAACAAAGGTATATGAGGGCATGATAACCTCATCGCCCGGCTGAATTTCCAGTAACAAAGCAGCCATTTCGAGCGCATCGGTGCAACTGGTAGTGAGTAACACCTTTTTAAAATTAAATTTTTCCTGAAAAAAACTGTGGCATTTTTTGGTATAATAACCATCCCCCGAGATTTTCCCTCTGGAAACCGCGTCTTCAATGTAACGTAATTCGTTGCCCGATAAATAGGGTTTGTTAAAAGGAATATGCATCAGCTAAATCGCAATCTAAATTGATTTGTAAATTTTTCTACCATGCCGTCTTCATTTAAAATTAAATCCAAACGCAGCAATCCTTCACCGCAGACGACTACCGGTTTTTCTTCAACCTTAAAAATTACTTTCCCAACATCACGGTATTCTATCACCACATCGGGAACTACGGTGCAATCGACAATGCGGTACATTTTTCCATTTACAACAGCTTTTGCGCTGTCATAAGGCTCACTTACCGCATGAATCATTCGTTGAATCCTTTCGGAAGACCATTGCCAGTTAATTCGATAGTCTTCTTTGTCACGCCATAGGCTGTAGGTTGCATCTGATTCATTTTGGGAAACGGAGGTAATTGAATTTTCAAAAATGTTTTTCAAAACCCGGTTAAAAAGTGTTGAATAACACTCACTTATTATTGAAATGGCTTCGGCTATTTTAATCGGATAGGTTACGGTAAGTTTTTCTACATCGATAATGGCCCCGGTATCGTAACTCTCCTCACCAAATATTGCAGTCACCCCTATTTCCTTATCACCATTAATAAGTGCCGTCACCAACGGATTAAAACCCCGGTATTTGGGCAAAATAGAATCGTGAAGTACTATTAATGTTTCATTTGATTGAAGCGGAATTAACTTCCGCCAACCTATGGCAAAAAGATAATCACAATCTGTATTTGTGGAATCGTCAAACGTGTGATTTAATCCCTTTTCTGAACACAGGGAAGTAAGTGCTTCAGAATAATCGTTAGCGATACTTTTGTCCGTTCCAATAATTACCGTTTCTACCGAACTTTTAAATTCGGAAGGAATCGATTGTATCACGCTAAGCCCTTTTTGTCCTGAAACAAATAATGCAATCTTCATATCTTTTCCTTTATAATGTACGTAGGTCGGTCTTTTACGTTCTCAAAAATCTTTCCTATATACAATCCTACCACACCCAAAATAAGGATGATAATGCCCGAAAGAAACCAGATAGACAGAATGAGGGAAGTATATCCCAACACCTCTATCTCTCCATGATACCATTTGTACAACATAACACCGGAAAAAACCAAAGCAAAAAAGGTAATGAACAGCCCCAGTTTAATGGTAAGCCGTAGTGGCTTGTCCGAATACGATAAAATAATATCCAACGAGAGGTTAAACAGTTTTTTAAAGGTATAGCTCGACGAACCCTCTTCCCGTTTGGAATGTTCCACATCGATTGCGGTTTGTTTATAGCCTACCCATTTTACCATGGAAGGAAAATAACGATTCTTCTCGGGGAGACTATTGATGGTTTGTATCACCGATTTGCGGTAGAGTCCGAAATTAGCCACCGAAGCATCGTAACGAGCTCCTGACAAGTAGCTGAGAAAACCATAGAACAATCTGGAAAAGAATTTTTTAAGGAAGCCATCCTTCCGACGTTTTCGTCGCGCCAAAACCACATCGAATCCTTCTTTTCCTTTTGTATATAACTTTTCAATCTCTTCGGGGACATCCTGTAAATCACAATCCATCACCACTACCCAATCTCCGGTTGCTTCAGCCAAACCGGCACTTATGGCATAATGCTGCCCGAAATTTTTACTGAAATTTACACCCCGGATATTCGGATTGTTCGAGTTCAGTTTCCTGATGACTTCCCAGGAAGCATCCGGGCTTGCGTCGTTTACATAGATTATTTCATACGATAATTGCAGCTTATTACAAGTTGAAATGAGGCGTTGTGACATTTCATCCAACGTTTTTTCTCCGTAATACACCGGAACTACAACAGATATTTTTTCAGGGCTATTCATTTCTTAAAAATACAGCTTTTTACAGAGTTGCTCAGCGCGTTCCCAATCTTCCGGGGTATCGATATTTACATGACGAGCTGCGTTTGTTTCAAAATACGACAGACTTTGCCCAAAAAAGGAATGTTCTTTTAGTAAAACATCAGTCTTCGTAATATAAATTGCCCCGTCACGGATAAATGCTTCGGGTAAATCTTGTCTTCTTTTAATGATTTCAATATCACCTGAAGCAAGTTGTAAATCACCCTTTTCTGAAAGCGTAAATACCCAATGCGGATTGTATTGATGGGGTACTTTTTGTACTGAAATTAGGGCGTCATTTCTTTCTGAAATAAATTTCTCTATGGCTGAATCTATATCTGAAGCAGTTCTAAAAGGCGTCGTTACCTGAAGCAAACACACCGCATCGAAGCTTTCCCCAGTATCAAGAAAAAAATTGAGTGCGTGTTGTACCACTTCGAGGGAACCTGAGGTGTCTCCTGACAAGTGTGCGGGACGCACAAAAGGGACTTCCACTCCCATAGATTTTGCCAAATCGATTAACGCTGCATCTTCGGAAGAAAACACCACCTTATCTAAATGTTTGGACGCCAGTGCTGCCTCCATGGTGTATTGCAACAACGGTTTTCCGCCCAAGAGTTTTTTATTCTTATCGGGTATGCCTTTGCTGCCGCCTCTTGCCGGTATGAGACCTAAAATTTTCATCAGTAGCTGATGGTTTTATGATAGCGCAGTTCGACCGTTGCCAGTATATCTGCGATTCGTTTTCCACTATCTCCCTTTCCGTAGATGGTGCTTTTTGTGTTTTTAGGTTTCGCTATTTGATCCTGAACTGCTTGTTTTATTTCTGCTTCTTCGTAATTCACATCTGTGACGTTGGCACCACGTAATCTTCTGTTCTGGCGTGTCCCTATATTCACCACAGGAACACCTAAAAAGGAGCATTCACGAATTCCTACACTGCTGTTTCCCACCAAACATGAACTGTTTGCAAGTAATTTAAGGAAATCGAAGGGTTCCATATTCTTAAAGAAATGAATGTGTTGCGGATTGTATTTTTCACGATAGGAACGAATTCCATTCGAGGTGCCGTCTGCTCCGGCATCTACATTGGGCCAAAACCAAAAGGTGGGTATTTTCAACGCATCGATGGCTCTTAACGTTTTTAAAACATCCTGCTTGGCTTCGTGATACTCGGTAGTTACCGGATGCTGCATCACAACCAGGTAGGGTTCTTTTGCGGAAACCGGTCCTCCTACACCCCCGTATTTTTCAATGGGATCGAAATCCAATTGCGGTGCCGCAAGTACCTGTGCTGCAATGTCGATGGACGGGCAGCCGGTATTAAACACAAAAGCTGCATCTTCACCCATGCGTTCCACGCGTTGTTTGGCATCTTCGGAAGTGACAAAATGGATATCGGCCAGTTTGGTATTGGCGTGACGCACTTTTTCGTCTATGTTTCCGGTGACCTCACCCCCTTGTAAATGAATCAATGGAATGTTTTGATAGGCTGCCGCTATAGAGGTTGCAATGGTTTCGAAGCGATCGGCTATGGTTAACACCGCATCGGGTTGCAGGTTATAAAATACGTTGGCAAGTTCCATCACTCCCAGACCGGTAGTTTTGGCCATGGCGGTTTTATTTTCGCCTTCCAGCACCATAAACACCTTGTCGTTGATGGTAAATCCGTCCTTTTCAATAAAATTTACGGCGTTGCCATAGCGATCCAGCAAGGCAGATCCTGCTACTACCAATTGCAGTTCCAGATTAGGATGTTCTTTGATGGCTTGTAAGGCAGTTTTCACCCTGCTATAGGATGGGCGGGCAGTGATTACAGCGCATATTTTGCGTTTTTGTGTCATACTAGCTTATGTCTTCTTCAGTTAAAAAATCCCACTGCCCAAGGTCTTTAGAAAGCTTTTTCCCGATAACCGATTCAAATTTTGAAGCATCGAGTCCGAAGCCTTTGGGCTTTTTCGCTTCCAGGTCTTCGAAGCTGAGTTTATGTCCTTTTGGCAATGCTTTGTTTACTGCTAGGGATTTCTCAAATATATTTTTCAACTCAGTAAAGCGAGTTATATCATTTTTATCGATTGGATGTTGTAGCGCTTCAAAAACCGCATTTGCACCATTAACCAATTCGGAAGTTTGTGCCATCGTAAGAGAAGATGAAACATCGGGACCAAATTGTGCTTTATCGAACACCACATGAAACTCCAAAATTTCGGCACCTAAGGCCACGGCGGCTATGCCGGAAGCTACTTCTCCTGAGTGGTCTGAAAATCCAACAGGAACATTGTAACGCTCCTTCAACTGAGCTATCACGTTCAATCCAAAATCTTTCGGTTGTGTTGGATAACTTGTGGTGCATTGCAGAATTGAAAATTGAGCATTGTGTTTTTTCAGAAAAGAGACGGTGCTATCCAATTCTTCAAACGAACTCATTCCGCTGGAAATAATAAGGGGTTTTCCGGTATCGACAACCTTTTTCAGCAACAAAAAATTACTCACTTCTCCACTGCCTATTTTATAAATTTCAACAGCTGCTGCTTCCAATACATCTACTGCGGCATTACTGAAAGGGCTGCTTACAAAGGTGAGTCCTGCTTCCTTGCAGTGTTTTCCAATTTCAATCCATTGTAAAGGTGTAAATTCCATTCGTTTCCAATAATCGAAACGCGTGGCATCCTGTTTGGAAAAATGCACCCTGAAAGGTTCATGGATACTGCTTTCGGCTTCGGCAATATGGGTTTGAAATTTGATGGCGTTGGCTCCGGTTTTAGCCACCGCGTCTATATACGCATGCAGCATCCCTAAACTTCCATCGTGGGCCTGGCCAATTTCAGCAATTGTTGTCAAAATAGAAATGTATTAATATTCTCAAAGTTAACATTTAAAATGGAAGAACTATCAGTCAAATAAGGGATAGGACCAATTTATTATA
This genomic stretch from Ulvibacter sp. MAR_2010_11 harbors:
- the rffA gene encoding dTDP-4-amino-4,6-dideoxygalactose transaminase translates to MHIPFNKPYLSGNELRYIEDAVSRGKISGDGYYTKKCHSFFQEKFNFKKVLLTTSCTDALEMAALLLEIQPGDEVIMPSYTFVSTANAFELRGAVIRFVDSRADHPGMDESKIEALITPQTKAIVVVHYAGVACDMDVIMDLASKHNIFVVEDAAQAIASTYKGRVLGSIGHLGAFSFHETKNIQCGEGGLLAINDDRFVKRSEIIWEKGTNRSAFFRGEIDKYGWVDIGSSFLPSELNAAYLFAQLEMLDAIQAKRMEICKQYRASLTSWAATHQIALPQLPDYATNNGHMFYLICKDEKQRRGIIQHLKEADILSVFHYLSLHKSPYFTEKHDGRLLPQSNRYSETLLRLPLYYELDPQRVIDTLIAYE
- a CDS encoding methionyl-tRNA formyltransferase; this translates as MKIALFVSGQKGLSVIQSIPSEFKSSVETVIIGTDKSIANDYSEALTSLCSEKGLNHTFDDSTNTDCDYLFAIGWRKLIPLQSNETLIVLHDSILPKYRGFNPLVTALINGDKEIGVTAIFGEESYDTGAIIDVEKLTVTYPIKIAEAISIISECYSTLFNRVLKNIFENSITSVSQNESDATYSLWRDKEDYRINWQWSSERIQRMIHAVSEPYDSAKAVVNGKMYRIVDCTVVPDVVIEYRDVGKVIFKVEEKPVVVCGEGLLRLDLILNEDGMVEKFTNQFRLRFS
- a CDS encoding glycosyltransferase family 2 protein, with translation MNSPEKISVVVPVYYGEKTLDEMSQRLISTCNKLQLSYEIIYVNDASPDASWEVIRKLNSNNPNIRGVNFSKNFGQHYAISAGLAEATGDWVVVMDCDLQDVPEEIEKLYTKGKEGFDVVLARRKRRKDGFLKKFFSRLFYGFLSYLSGARYDASVANFGLYRKSVIQTINSLPEKNRYFPSMVKWVGYKQTAIDVEHSKREEGSSSYTFKKLFNLSLDIILSYSDKPLRLTIKLGLFITFFALVFSGVMLYKWYHGEIEVLGYTSLILSIWFLSGIIILILGVVGLYIGKIFENVKDRPTYIIKEKI
- a CDS encoding cytidylyltransferase domain-containing protein, whose amino-acid sequence is MKILGLIPARGGSKGIPDKNKKLLGGKPLLQYTMEAALASKHLDKVVFSSEDAALIDLAKSMGVEVPFVRPAHLSGDTSGSLEVVQHALNFFLDTGESFDAVCLLQVTTPFRTASDIDSAIEKFISERNDALISVQKVPHQYNPHWVFTLSEKGDLQLASGDIEIIKRRQDLPEAFIRDGAIYITKTDVLLKEHSFFGQSLSYFETNAARHVNIDTPEDWERAEQLCKKLYF
- the neuC gene encoding UDP-N-acetylglucosamine 2-epimerase — encoded protein: MTQKRKICAVITARPSYSRVKTALQAIKEHPNLELQLVVAGSALLDRYGNAVNFIEKDGFTINDKVFMVLEGENKTAMAKTTGLGVMELANVFYNLQPDAVLTIADRFETIATSIAAAYQNIPLIHLQGGEVTGNIDEKVRHANTKLADIHFVTSEDAKQRVERMGEDAAFVFNTGCPSIDIAAQVLAAPQLDFDPIEKYGGVGGPVSAKEPYLVVMQHPVTTEYHEAKQDVLKTLRAIDALKIPTFWFWPNVDAGADGTSNGIRSYREKYNPQHIHFFKNMEPFDFLKLLANSSCLVGNSSVGIRECSFLGVPVVNIGTRQNRRLRGANVTDVNYEEAEIKQAVQDQIAKPKNTKSTIYGKGDSGKRIADILATVELRYHKTISY
- a CDS encoding N-acetylneuraminate synthase family protein, giving the protein MTTIAEIGQAHDGSLGMLHAYIDAVAKTGANAIKFQTHIAEAESSIHEPFRVHFSKQDATRFDYWKRMEFTPLQWIEIGKHCKEAGLTFVSSPFSNAAVDVLEAAAVEIYKIGSGEVSNFLLLKKVVDTGKPLIISSGMSSFEELDSTVSFLKKHNAQFSILQCTTSYPTQPKDFGLNVIAQLKERYNVPVGFSDHSGEVASGIAAVALGAEILEFHVVFDKAQFGPDVSSSLTMAQTSELVNGANAVFEALQHPIDKNDITRFTELKNIFEKSLAVNKALPKGHKLSFEDLEAKKPKGFGLDASKFESVIGKKLSKDLGQWDFLTEEDIS